A single region of the Lotus japonicus ecotype B-129 chromosome 4, LjGifu_v1.2 genome encodes:
- the LOC130712372 gene encoding ubiquitin-NEDD8-like protein RUB2 has product MQILLRTLSGDYIPVEVKGSDSIDSIKAKIEEKEGIPAHMQRIIFDIHDVSKETLSLRTINLDDTIDTIDNVKAKMTTNSQVKKAGGEEESTEIEPNKLADDDDDSDDDDDEESTEIEPNKLAADDDDEESTEIEPNKLAADDDDEESTEIEPNKLVDDDDDDDSYARTKCSICGCRCGCGSFLNPNRVCIHHYEELDHTLACLEDSDDPNDKLLYLKRKAQYDDSIFDLS; this is encoded by the coding sequence ATGCAAATCTTACTACGAACCTTGTCCGGTGACTACATCCCTGTCGAGGTGAAGGGTTCTGATTCCATTGACAGCATCAAAGCTAAGATCGAAGAGAAGGAAGGCATCCCAGCTCATATGCAAAGGATTATCTTTGACATCCACGACGTCTCCAAGGAGACCTTGTCACTGAGAACCATCAACCTTGACGACACCATTGACACCATTGATAATGTGAAGGCCAAGATGACCACCAACAGTCAAGTGAAGAAAGccggaggagaagaagaaagcacagaGATAGAGCCAAACAAActtgctgatgatgatgatgattctgatgatgatgatgatgaagaaagcACAGAGATAGAGCCAAACAAACTTgctgctgatgatgatgatgaagaaagcACAGAGATAGAGCCAAACAAACTTgctgctgatgatgatgatgaagaaagcACAGAGATAGAGCCAAACAAacttgttgatgatgatgatgatgatgattcttaTGCACGTACTAAATGTAGTATTTGCGGATGTCGCTGTGGATGTGGTAGTTTTCTTAACCCTAATAGGGTATGTATCCATCACTATGAAGAATTAGATCATACTCTTGCGTGTCTGGAAGACAGTGACGATCCCAATGACAAGTTATTGTATCTAAAGCGTAAGGCTCAATACGATGATTCGATTTTTGATCTTTCGTAA